A window from Fusarium musae strain F31 chromosome 8, whole genome shotgun sequence encodes these proteins:
- a CDS encoding hypothetical protein (CAZy:GH55~EggNog:ENOG41), with amino-acid sequence MAHANRAIIANPRPNRLEVLNSTELRKTEKAPPPLDYRNGTSKSLNARDSGNGTSKDLRYSVPEELIKAARLLSENWKPSSNDLDGGYAADVQHLKDTFLYKNNDTNMMPPMLQYDSGLIKPVLEPPSAFRYSENDTDVPEHVVDKDKDLYKRASSDWWMATISQRGSSPFAPSGYQVWRDVKDFGAKGDGVADDTDAINKAISSGGRCGGGKCTGSTIYPATVYFPPGTYKVSSSIIQYYNTEMIGNPLDLPTIIAAPSFVGLGVITSNNNFLRSVRNFIIDVRPTPANAQVCAIHWQVAQGTSLENIHFYMTKFKDDPKTTQQGIYMENGSGGFLSDLYFVGGKFGAYMGNQQFTASGLYFEEAETAIQIHWDWGWTMQNIVVDNCNTGLTIVGGAGGPMSTGQGIGSLHLTDLRFHYVKVAVSTSVMSDNSTALLLSNSGFYNVDTIVQDTFKNQVLLRGGKGTVNVDTWGFGRVTSANGTTAFHNGANLDSPVRNDSLVTGGRKQFFTRRRPKYDDLGFSQILDAKAYGAKGDGKTDDTAVLKHLFSAAANMSAIVYVPFGVYIITDTVEIPVGSRVIGQAWPQIMATGSKFADALKPRVAVRVGLPGQVGVVEIQNMMMTVKGATAGAIMMEWNVHESGQGSAGLWDTHFRVGGAAGTDLTVKDCPKLSGKVNPNCVAASLMLHLTPDSSGYFENVWMWTADHDFDTADQTQVDIYVGRGMLIESQGPTWLWGTSVEHCILYQYQLSSAQNVVMGLIQTETPYFQSFPEAPAPFKPGAFPNDPEFHNCTKTSKSCAMAWALRIIDSSAVHVLSAGLYSFFNRYDQTCLNSGRHDCQDKIFYTEQSYDIWVQNLVTLGSIEMVSPLNGVPTLGKPNRNGFASSILAWLGGSKNITGQRTFEGYRIHTEKTLDIDRFPEACQNALTSLIRCDNYTEEWTTASYHGVLPREVDVESVCDKGCAQAISDWRSAVDTYCGNATWHNGAGAGVLGSFVSQGINETCQTDKTGKYCNDIINKFTVVNSIDKMPTNELCSDCYVGRLKMMQASPFSYYNRNSFFESALKQAVKRCSLSNQPTAAKDSPFPPEPSEPAFCLSEVTYTTKAGDTCDSLATKYSVSSAALFMGNPGIINCTNIVEGVNLCLPLQCNTFTLEKGDSCMSVAAVTGLDQGDIRSLNPWVHPLCNNLQDGTETLGRVICITPLGGKYEHDVNTTNSDPAYSEYADKAVSPPSGATLADKTIKDCGRWYTVQKGDTCAVVLVQYHISLPLFVQANPSVSEGTCTTDLVPGRTYCVGPTKGAFAAKPQPVPPFHRFGCFARAADTTNRSVLTLADAQHVKPMSIVACQSYCLQRGWTVWGIQNGDSCFCDNQLRMDSQIIDDSKCNMHCNGNTTNVCGGKDAIEVFGDQDMLRIQYESLGCYSWSKQAIRGTTGGDTIESSDEMSVDACASLCTVTKKSDFFALWEGNLCTCGREMTPGAKTTSMDECNVACSGQLGDICGGKGVAEVFTTKTKNVVAS; translated from the exons TTCCGTTCCTGAGGAACTCATCAAGGCTGCCCGCCTTCTTTCAGAGAACTGGAAGCCATCCTCCAACGACCTCGACGGTGGCTACGCAGCCGACGTTCAGCACTTGAAGGACACCTTCTTGTACAAGAACAATGACACCAATATGATGCCTCCCATGCTTCAATACGACTCAGGATTGATCAAGCCTGTCCTCGAGCCGCCGTCTGCATTTCGATACAGTGAAAATGATACTGATGTCCCTGAACATGTAgttgacaaggacaaggacctGTACAAGAGGGCCAGCTCAGACTGGTGGATGGCTACTATCTCTCAGAGAGGTTCTAGCCCCTTTGCTCCGTCTGGATATCAAGTCTGGCGCGATGTCAAAGACTTTGGTGCCAAAG GCGATGGAGTTGCTGACGATACGGATGCTATTAACAAAGCCATCTCTAGTGGTGGTCGATGTGGTGGCGGCAAATGTACAGGAAGCACAATCTACCCAGCAACTGTATACTTCCCTCCAGGTACATACAAAGTCAGTTCTTCTATCATCCAGTACTACAACACTGAAATGATTGGCAAT CCACTTGACCTTCCGACCATCATCGCGGCACCGAGTTTCGTCGGTCTTGGTGTTATCACTTCCAAC AACAACTTTCTTCGGAGTGTCCGCAACTTCATCATTGATGTCCGCCCAACACCTGCAAACGCGCAAGTCTGTGCGATTCACTGGCAAGTTGCGCAAGGTACTTCACTCGAGAACATCCACTTTTACATGACAAAGTTCAAGGATGATCCCAAGACAACGCAGCAG GGTATCTACATGGAGAACGGTAGCGGTGGCTTCCTTTCCGACTTATACTTCGTCGGAGGAAAGTTCGG AGCGTACATGGGCAATCAACAGTTCACGGCCAGTGGTCTTTACTTCGAAGAGGCCGAGACAGCTATTCAGATCCATTGGGATTGGGGATGGACCATGCAGAACATTGTCGTTGACAACTGCAACACCGGTCTTACCATTGTTGGTGGCGCAGGAGGG CCTATGAGTACTGGTCAGGGAATCGGCTCTCTTCACTTGACCGACCTACGCTTCCATTACGTCAAAGTCGCAGTCTCAACCTCTGTCATGTCCGACAACTCCACCGCTTTGCTACTCAGTAATTCTGGCTTCTACAACGTCGACACAATCGTTCAAGACACTTTCAAGAACCAAGTCCTTCTTCGGGGCGGTAAAGGAACTGTGAATGTCGACACTTGGGGTTTCGGCAGAGTCACCAGCGCCAACGGTACAACGGCCTTCCACAATGGCGCCAATCTCGACAGCCCAGTGAGAAACGACTCTCTCGTCACTGGAGGACGAAAGCAGTTCTTCACTAGGCGCCGTCCAAAGTATGACGACCTAGGCTTCAGTCAGATTCTCGATGCGAAGGCGTACGGTGCCAAGGGTGATGGCAAGACTGATGACACAGCTGTTCTGAAACACCTCTTTTCGGCTGCCGCCAACATGTCTGCGATTGTATATGTTCCATTTGGTGTATATATCATCACAGACACCGTTGAAATTCCAGTTGGTTCTCGGGTTATCGGGCAGGCTTGGCCTCAGATCATGGCTACTGGCTCCAAATTTGCCGACGCCCTCAAGCCTCGTGTCGCTGTTCGTGTAGGCCTTCCAGGCCAGGTCGGTGTTGTCGAGATCCAaaacatgatgatgacggtcAAGGGAGCTACGGCTGGTGCCATCATGATGGAGTGGAATGTACACGAGTCTGGCCAAGGCTCGGCAGGTCTATGGG ATACCCACTTCAGAGTTGGAGGCGCCGCGGGAACAGATCTCACAGTCAAGGACTGCCCCAAGCTATCTGGCAAGGTCAATCCAAACTGTGTCGCCGCGTCTCTTATGCTTCACCTGACCCCCGACTCTTCTGGTTATTTTGAGAACGTCTGGATGTGGACAGCAGATCATGATTTCGATACTGCCGACCAGACCCAAGTTGACATCTACGTTGGTCGAGGGATGCTCATCGAGAGCCAGGGTCCAACATGGCTATGGGGTACATCAGTTGAACACTGCATACTATACCAATACCAACTATCTAGTGCTCAGAATGTTGTGATGGGCCTGATTCAGACCGAAACTCCCTACTTCCAGTCTTTTCCAGAAGCACCGGCGCCTTTCAAACCAGGCGCTTTCCCTAACGATCCTGAGTTCCACAACTGTACCAAGACCTCCAAGTCTTGTGCTATGGCCTGGGCTCTACGTATCATTGACTCGTCGGCAGTCCACGTTCTGAGTGCCGGTCTTTACTCCTTCTTCAACCGTTACGATCAGACATGTCTCAACTCTGGGAGGCACGACTGCCAGGACAAGATCTTCTATACGGAGCAGAGCTATGATATCTGGGTTCAGAATCTCGTCACGCTCGGCAGTATCGAGATGGTCAGTCCCCTCAACGGAGTTCCCACGCTGGGCAAGCCAAACAGAAACGGCTTCGCTTCTTCGATTCTGGCCTGGCTTGGAGGTTCCAAGAATATCACCGGCCAGCGTACTTTTGAAGGCTACAGGATCCATACTGAGAAGACGCTTGACATTGATCGTTTCCCCGAGGCGTGTCAGAATGCTCTTACATCTCTTATACGTTGTGACAACTATACAGAGGAGTGGACAACGGCTTCATACCACGGAGTTCTCCCTAGGGAGGTTGACGTCGAGTCTGTTTGCGACAAGGGCTGTGCACAGGCTATCTCAGATTGGCGATCAGCCGTCGATACCTACTGCGGTAATGCGACGTGGCATAATGGTGCTGGTGCCGGTGTCTTGGGGTCTTTTGTTTCACAAGGTATCAACGAGACATGTCAAACAGACAAGACTGGAAAATACTGCAATG ATATCATCAACAAGTTCACCGTTGTCAACAGTATCGACAAGATGCCAACCAACGAACTCTGTTCCGACTGCTACGTCGGTCGACTCAAGATGATGCAGGCTAGTCCCTTCTCGTATTACAACCGAAATTCTTTCTTTGAGAGTGCTCTGAAGCAAGCAGTGAAGCGTTGCTCACTGTCGAATCAACCCACCGCCGCCAAAGATTCGCCTTTCCCCCCAGAGCCTTCCGAGCCCGCCTTCTGTCTCTCTGAAGTCACGTACACCACCAAGGCTGGCGATACCTGCGACTCTTTAGCCACCAAGTACAGCGTCTCTTCAGCAGCATTATTCATGGGTAACCCCGGTATTATCAACTGCACCAACATCGTCGAAGGGGTTAATCTGTGTCTACCGCTCCAGTGCAACACCTTTACGCTCGAGAAGGGCGACAGCTGCATGTCTGTCGCCGCAGTCACAGGACTTGATCAGGGAGACATTCGCTCTTTGAACCCTTGGGTCCATCCACTTTGCAACAATCTTCAGGACGGCACCGAGACTCTCGGTCGAGTCATTTGCATTACACCGCTTGGTGGCAAGTACGAGCACGACGTGAACACCACCAACTCAGACCCGGCATATTCTGAGTATGCTGACAAGGCTGTTTCACCACCCAGTGGAGCGACTCTGGCTGATAAGACCATCAAAGACTGTGGCCGATGGTATACCGTTCAAAAGGGAGATACCTGCGCTGTAGTTCTGGTCCAGTATCACATCAGTCTTCCCCTCTTTGTACAAGCCAACCCTTCAGTTTCGGAGGGTACTTGTACCACCGATCTTGTCCCAGGCCGAACTTACTGTGTCGGTCCAACGAAGGGAGCTTTCGCGGCGAAGCCTCAGCCAGTTCCTCCTTTCCATCGCTTCGGATGCTTTGCCCGTGCGGCGGACACGACGAATCGCTCTGTCCTGACTCTAGCCGACGCGCAGCACGTCAAGCCCATGTCCATCGTAGCTTGTCAGTCCTACTGTTTGCAACGTGGCTGGACCGTCTGGGGAATCCAGAACGGCGACTCGTGTTTCTGCGACAATCAGCTTCGTATGGATAGTCAGATCATTGACGATTCCAAATGCAACATGCACTGTAACGGTAACACCACAAACGTCTGCGGCGGTAAGGATGCTATCGAAGTGTTTGGCGATCAAGATATGTTACGTATTCAGTACGAGAGTCTTGGTTGCTACTCGTGGAGCAAGCAAGCCATACGTGGTACCACAGGTGGCGACACTATAGAGTCTTCTGATGAGATGTCTGTCGATGCGTGCGCAAGTCTGTGCACTGTGACCAAGAAATCCGACTTCTTTGCTCTCTGGGAGGGCAATCTCTGCACTTGCGGAAGGGAAATGACACCAGGAGCTAAGACGACTAGTATGGATGAATGCAATGTAGCTTGTAGCGGTCAGCTTGGAGATATTTGTGGTGGAAAAGGAGTGGCAGAGGTCTTTACAACCAAGACTAAGAATGTTGTAGCTAGCTAA
- a CDS encoding hypothetical protein (EggNog:ENOG41) — protein MAAIMDPNLELYRSVLHLEPKDRRQRIQHLPREELIRVKTLVERERWTRRLEEAVAGRDLVELALTNPLEIEKNPPLQKALLGRACYPDDESNMVRRITKGLSKHGESLITSVAGFDGIPYPAITKDAWVLVYCDLFYVDGNNMTLDEVYRSRFQEDALQTRSEQAREVARRSEMKAARRNAKWLIPALEQLSDNELSQSEYDFSDTLHEIWKQVSHKPPNWVQHILNVQQPWRFTYYKTQEVEEMYGHTWKDTWVMVIDMPRLSWPSIHCQGRADELMALKTEDWATPPTYEGLNKEDAFRK, from the coding sequence ATGGCCGCGATTATGGACCCAAACCTCGAGCTTTACAGGAGTGTATTACACCTTGAGCCCAAAGATCGCCGCCAACGCATACAACATCTTCCGAGAGAGGAGTTGATCAGAGTCAAGACTCTAGTTGAAAGGGAGCGATGGACCCGACGTCTTGAGGAAGCGGTCGCAGGCCGGGATCTTGTTGAGCTGGCTCTTACTAATCCTctggagattgagaagaaccCACCTCTCCAAAAGGCCCTACTTGGACGAGCCTGCTATCCTGATGACGAGAGCAACATGGTGAGGAGGATTACGAAAGGTCTGAGCAAGCATGGCGAGTCTCTTATCACCAGTGTTGCAGGCTTTGATGGTATTCCATATCCTGCTATAACTAAGGACGCTTGGGTCTTGGTCTATTGCGACTTGTTCTATGTTGATGGCAACAATATGACGTTGGATGAAGTGTACAGGTCACGGTTTCAAGAAGACGCGCTGCAGACTCGAAGTGAGCAGGCTAGAGAGGTCGCCCGACGCAGCGAAATGAAAGCGGCTCGCAGGAATGCTAAGTGGTTGATTCCTGCCCTTGAGCAACTCTCTGATAATGAATTGTCTCAGTCAGAGTACGACTTCAGCGACACCTTACATGAGATCTGGAAGCAGGTATCCCACAAGCCACCAAACTGGGTTCAGCATATACTCAATGTCCAACAGCCGTGGCGGTTCACCTATTACAAAACACAAGAAGTCGAAGAGATGTATGGCCATACATGGAAGGACACGTGGGTCATGGTCATTGATATGCCCCGGCTATCGTGGCCGAGTATTCATTGCCAAGGGAGGGCAGATGAGCTCATGGCGTTGAAAACAGAAGATTGGGCTACTCCGCCTACGTATGAAGGcttgaacaaagaagatGCCTTTCGCAAGTAA
- a CDS encoding hypothetical protein (CAZy:GH16), whose product MSSTAIRSSGSYIASTSHANSTEDLVRPSLAAQSSTESSLKKRFPQRPYFHSRRVKKGTVERPYLAVKDPRAIWITIIPAFGIAVGLLAIGLLTWSGYKSVDKHQYCTVFTDDFSNGFNSTIWNKQVEVGGYGNGEFSLTTDTDENVFVRDGQLIIKPTLQTDKYLSETTKINLTAHGTCSATTTQDCVQVANLTAGEIVAPVKSGRITTKNFGVIRYGRVEIVAKLAAGDWLLSQLMMFPAKDYYGAWPASGEIDIGMVRGNNYTYDNGRGNQQVSTQLHWGLDTSTDRWQSTSGARNTLRTTFHKDFHTFGLEWSDKYLFTWLDHRIAQVTYVKFNHPFYQHGGFHQALLNGSQISNPWTGPGTSNATPFDRPFYLIIALAVGGTSGWFPDDVDGKPWVNDANSPRTDFWKAKDKWYPTWEKHDGGEMAIKRVSMWQQCDRAATDLSHFTSS is encoded by the exons ATGTCGAGTACTGCCATTAGATCCTCTGGATCATACATCGCCTCTACAAGCCATGCCAACTCCACGGAAGACTTGGTCAGACCGAGCCTCGCAGCTCAAAGCTCAACAGAGTCTTCACTCAAGAAGAGATTCCCCCAGCGTCCCTACTTCCATTCCCGCCGAGTGAAAAAGGGCACTGTCGAGAGACCATACCTCGCGGTAAAGGACCCTCGCGCCATATGGATCACAATCATCCCAGCTTTCGGCATCGCTGTCGGACTGTTAGCAATAGGACTTCTGACATGGAGTGGCTATAAGTCAGTTGATAAACATCAATACTGCACAGTCTTTACGGATGACTTTTCGAATGGCTTCAACTCTACGATATGGAATAAGCAGGTAGAGGTCGGAGGATACGG AAACGGCGAGTTTTCGCTGACGACAGACACGGATGAAAACGTCTTCGTCCGCGACGgtcaactcatcatcaaacccaCCCTCCAAACCGACAAATACCTCTCCGAAACAACAAAGATAAACCTCACAGCCCACGGAACCTGCTCCGCCACAACAACCCAAGACTGCGTTCAAGTCGCAAACCTCACCGCCGGCGAAATCGTTGCGCCCGTGAAATCCGGCAGGATTACAACCAAGAACTTTGGCGTCATCCGTTACGGCCGCGTCGAGATCGTCGCTAAGCTGGCAGCGGGAGATTGGCTCCTCTCTCAGCTCATGATGTTTCCAGCAAAGGACTACTACGGCGCGTGGCCTGCGTCTGGCGAGATCGATATCGGGATGGTGAGGGGGAATAATTACACTTATGATAATGGGCGCGGGAACCAGCAGGTTTCGACGCAGTTGCACTGGGGGCTGGATACCTCCACTGATCGGTGGCAGAGCACTTCTGGGGCGAGAAATACGCTACGCACGACATTCCATAAAGACTTTCATACCTTTGGACTGGAGTGGTCGGACAAGTATCTCTTCACATGGCTAGACCACCGCATCGCACAAGTCACGTACGTCAAGTTCAATCACCCATTCTACCAGCACGGCGGTTTCCATCAAGCCCTTCTCAACGGGTCCCAGATCTCCAATCCGTGGACCGGCCCTGGCACCAGCAACGCGACGCCCTTTGATCGGCCGTTCTACCTGATCATTGCGCTGGCTGTTGGGGGAACGTCGGGTTGGTTTCCGGATGATGTGGATGGTAAGCCGTGGGTGAACGATGCGAATTCCCCGAGGACGGATTTCTGGAAGGCCAAGGATAAGTGGTATCCGACGTGGGAAAAGCATGATGGCGGGGAGATGGCGATTAAGAGGGTTTCTATGTGGCAGCAGTGTGATCGTGCTGCTACTGACTTGTCACATTTCACATCGAGTTAG